The Colias croceus chromosome 6, ilColCroc2.1 genome contains the following window.
GTTGTAACATGCTTATGCATAAAAGATCCATATATTATGCAATTTCTTATCCGTGCATTAAAGGCAcgtattttaacaaataatagtTTATTGCTCATAATTCGCAGGAGTATGTTACAACAATACATTTACAGAACAATCTCACATTCATTCAATAACGCCTAAATATACACCAAGATTTCCTAAAAACAAGTCTGAATACATAAGGTTTAATCTATGAAATCGATTTGTAAAGaaacagatttttttatcatcgatatatatataaaaaaggagaatattttaatcgttaaacaatatttgtaatatgGAATCAAGGCTTATACAATGCACATAGGTTAtagagtaggtatataaataacaatcatACAATTTGTAGGTGTAAAAGTGAATCAACCGATAACATTATatgttacaaataatattttatttaatgataagaaaaaatataatatttattgttatataatttataatggatTTCATAGACCAAACCGAGCTTAAAAATAAGACATTTtggtaaattgtaaatatactatgtgtaaataaataatgccgACTCAGTTATTCATATgctaaaataaacacattaccTACTAAGTCATAtcacttttaataaaacatgacTTAAGAATCAacttgataatttaaatatatattcacTAAATATCACTTGTCACGTAATGGATGTCGAGGCGTTTATCTTTTTTAAAGACAATCTATACACCTCAAAAAGCTAATGACTCGTTATTTTGTCACTTTTGAAacggatatttttttattgtatagctCTCGTCACAATATTAGACAAAACACCCTGAGCGTAAAGTCGTGTTCGGATAAAAGCGTTAAAATTCGCTCTTTTTGTCAGATTCTCTTCGAAATTACGATTAATTTAACACTAAATGTGTcgaattaatataaaatcagtCTCAACATCGGGAAGTCTTTTAGATGTTTAGGCACGTATACTTTAGTGTCAACTTATCGgcaacaatattaattcttaTACCATTGTAATGTTACATTGCTAAATTACGAGATACGTGCTATCTTACTGCAATAGTGTTGCCCAAAACCGGTGTCTTAGTATATTGTTCTGGCTAAGGCCAGGTATTGTTTTTACAACTCGAGATGAAACAAGTCAATTGTAATGATCATTGGCATTACAAAACCTACAGAACTACAGAAAAAGacgaaataaatatagtatgctataaaaagactgtaaataaatacataataattacctcgttaaaataaaaataatttaattagaaacAGGCGCGTCACCCTGACCAATATGTTCCTTATCAGAGATATTAGTTTGCTCCGCCACCTAAAATAAATTGGAATAGGTCATCAATAGATACTTGAGGATTAATCGGAATGGTCTTGCAGGTTTTATATTACGTATGCTGAAATTTGATATTCATTCTGATGTCACCTTGTTCTTATCAAGCGGCCCATTGGCTTCCAAGGATTGAGCCACATCAGCCTTCCCAGCGCTCTTCTTTTTACCCTTCCCCATGGTTTTCTTGGCATTTTTTCCAGTCTTTGTTTTTTGTTGCTGTGCTCCTGTAGAATATATAATTGttaataggtatattgtgTATGACTTGTCTCGCTCGCTTAATTCACATGAGATTATTCTCCAAAGTGCATGGTACCTTCGGCGTCATTGTCTAAAACATTGTTGTCTTCGTGCGGGCTTCCATCGTCGGCTGGAGGACTCATCTCGTCAGATCTCACTGTTCTCCtggaaagaaaatattgaatgtttaaatattaaacatattatatatatacaatattttgtgttcatgattagatttatattgcatctgtattaaaaataaaattaaatacccaACAATTTATGCATTCATCCTTAAGGTTCATCCGTAAGTTGAATATGTAATTGGTATCAGTTCACCCAGTCAAAAGTTCTGTGGTAACAATaccaataaaaacaatataatataaaaatagtcaAATTGTGAACCTCCTTTTGAAGTCTGTGACCACAAAGCAGATACAAAGCAGAGATGCTGTAGGCAATGTTGCCTTGATGCCATCAGTGTTGTCCTGACATTCTAGTTTAAGCTATTCAAGCGATTCTAGGTGGCGGTAATGGCAGTGCATTGCGTAACGTCCGGTGATCAACCTtctgtcctaccagaccgaccGTAAGCGGACTTGCGCGGACTTGGTCACACCCACAGGCGACACCGGTTCTTATAGGAACGGCGAATTGCCATTCAAACCTCttttatatgttctgtggtATAGACTCACCCATTAACCGTGAGCGTGGCAGGTCGCGCGGGTTCGTCAGTGTCGCGTCTCGCGCGCCGCGCCCGCCCCCCGCGCGCCGCCTGCACCgcgccgcgcccgcgcccgcgGCCCCGCCCGCCGCGCCACCCGCGCCCGCTGTACGCGTTGCGCGGCGGCGGCGTGTAGCCCACGTAGCTCACCTGACACAatagtattacataataattgatcgATAAATTATAACAACTCTTTTTAGcatatcaaactcaaactcaaacatttatttattcaattaaggtacaagtccgagacgggccgcagaccgcaaactgcaaccgcaaactgcaagcgacagcacttgtttctatgaacatctatgaaattgattccaagcgcggcgacactgctgcctgcagacgcaacgcgcagcgattcatagatgttcatagaaacaagtggtgtcgcttgcagtttgctgttgcagtttgcggtctgcggcccgtctcggacttgtgcCTTTAGACTacttttagtagcactttcgaatcgtcattacataagtatttttaaaatttaccaccgattcggaaagcagtatctatagaGAAGAACCGACAAGATAATATgtcaaataatatgtaaaatcatgtcaatattacataatctgtaacttttatctaactacataatatatcatccgTAAAACTacagaatatataaatatatctttttAAAGATAAGAACACACTTCTGAAACAgattgaattgaattgaatgctataaaaaaataaatattaattttacaccTAAAGTGTAACATCAGGCAAACAGGGACATTAGCAACGAGGAATGAAACTCGGATATGAACATTATGGTTGTTTGTAATGTTGGTGGcattcatacatttttgaaaatttatttaatttttcaacaCAGTTAAGAAAGACAACAAAGTTAAGTCATTTCAAAAATCAGTCAATATTAGCAATTTATCTAAATCACCTGTGGGTATCGTGTAGCGCGTGGTGGATAGCTGCCTCCTCCCCACTGTCCCACAACAACGCCGGCGATCTCTAGCCTCGCACCACGACCACGCCCACGCCAACCGAGCGGCTCACCAACCACGCCCACTAGAGGGAGTGGGGGCATAGCGAACTCCACTTCTAGACCCTCCAGTATAGCTTTTCTCATACGCTCCACCTAAGATTGATAGTTAaatgtacttataataaaactgttacaaaatacatcatagaacaaaatacagttaatatttttacacaaaacagccattacaattatatttattttgttgaatAACATGGAGATGTagtctatgtcctttctcgggtaacaaaatatctccataccaaatttcatgaaaaatggttcagtagtttaggtgcgattgagtaacagacagacagagttactttcacatttatagtattattatattatataattatataagtatggattaccTTGTCTTTTTTTACCTTAAACCTAAATGTTATACCTAACAAGAGAGCCAGAGCCTCATTAAATTTGTGGAACAAaggtgaaataattattttatatgtatcacCAACCTTAACAACAGTATCCAGGTGGTTATCACAGAGCTGCGCGAGATGCTTGCAATGGTTAGCGCGGTGCAGGTTGCGCTGCAGCAGCTTGCCGTCGAAGTACAGCCACGGCGCGGCCACGAGCCACGGCACGGGCGCGCCGCACGCGTCGTTAGCGAGCAGGGCGGCTTCAGCGCCGGCCATTACTAGCGCGCCGAGTTGCACGCCGCGGGAGCTTATGCCGTTCACCTGGTATTGTTATGTTTCATACTATAgtggaatatttattatattgagcAATATGTAAGGAAAGAAATGCACATGTAAGTTTATATCAATATGTAAATTTCAGTGATACTAATAAAACaaagatttaataatttatggaaGTAGAAGAATAAGTTAAAGAGGAAAACCTCGAAgacttaatttatttcattaattagaaattaatgaaaatcaaATATGTAGATggattatatataaaaaattcagttggaataacaaatatatattaaaatgtgcatgaatttaaaatacgtCAATACACCACTCACTGTCATCTCCTGCAAATGGAGAGCATTCATGAGATCACTAGAGAAAGCTGTAGCTAAAAATGCATCTAACTCCTGTCGTCTTAATATTTGAATCTGAGATGTCATGATAaatctgtaaaaatataaagatgtGAGTTTGTTTCACTGTGATGGAATTAAGGAAACAaccaataaaatgttactttaaaatttaaacattaccTTAGCACAGTAGCTAAAATGAGCAGATGTTGTGGAACATAAGATGTATTTAGCATGAGTGGTGTATCTGATTTCATGCAAGAGAGGAAAGCTCTCATACGACGACATTTGTCATCTTGCGCAGTTCTgtaaaaatagacaaaattatagatttttcttattatgacccttttatgaatattaaagtATAGCTTTAGGCTTACCCAAACCAAAGTCTTTGTACAGTAGGCACAGGCCAATCGAGCACAACACCTGGTACAAATTCTGGACTTTTACCTGGATTTACTTTTGAGTAAATCCATTCAGCGACTTGTACTGTGCATGGGCGTTCACTGCTAGCAGATGCTGTACCTTCCTCTGGAATTTCAATACAATATgaagaaatgtaaaaaaactTGTCACCAATATGAAGTCAATTAcagtgtataaaataatgcaATAGATGGGCCAAAAATCAATATGCagtaaaaattgaatacacaCATACCTTTAGCTTTTTGAGCCATAAACCGGTGATgatgcatattatataatatagcatACACGTTTTGGCGTATTGGTCTGTAGAAATGGTGTATGGAGGGTATTTCCCTGTGGTTGTCATCCTCCATTAATACGGGCAGAGTAATTTGCCTGTGAGTTAGTATGGAAAGCATCTGTGGATGCATCAAACCGCGGGTATGGCGCTCCGCACAAGTACGGAGTACCTCCGCTGGGGCACTGGGACAATTATCTTCACTTTGCAAATTAGCACTAACAGTTTGAATTCCCTAAAAATGAAATCAGTTTTCAATTACAATGTCTGTTTATTTGTAGTATGGAACACAAATTTCGTTATTTCAtgatataatacaaaaaattatatcagtATAGCCTAAAGTATTAGCCTGAATTGTCTCTGTCTAGACTAAAAAGTATGGATTTGTTATCACACCTCCTTGGATGCTGATTTCTCGATTTTATCGTGTGTTTTCTCAACTGGCTGTGGTTTGGTTGGCTCTCCATCTGCTTCAAGGGTCATAGCAGCCACTCCATGACTCAACTCATGACAATGTTCTTCTAAGCTATAGTCTGCGTTCATCGACGCGTTTGCTGTGGCCAATTTGTAATCTTCCAAGCCTTTTTGCTGCAATTTACCGAGATACAATTTTGACAACTATCCAAGTGCTCAAACAACATACATAACAAATAAGATGGATTAGTAACAAAACCAAGGTGTAAATGATTAAAACtcacacaaaaataatagatacacaaattaaatatgtagatgatagaaaacataattagaaaaaaaaaacagacaaGCCCCCAGCACATGGTAGTTTAAAATGATTTCTAGTGAAATTctagtattaaattattttgccaATCAATATGATGCCAATATAAATGGACATGTAAAAGGCGTGGATGACCACAGCAAAACCACcgctatattaaaaaattaacctCATGCTCTGATGACTCTGCTGCTAGTTTGGAAGTATCCAGATCTGTTGAAGTTGACTGAGGACTAATCTCAGGTTTTTGGTTCTTTTTGTTACTCTTTGGGCGACGAcctgtaaatttaaaaattaatattttctgtcATAGTGACAGTGAGTCAAATAGATGTAGTACAAAATTGGGATTTCTCTTCTTTACCTTTATAGATAGACATGAAATTAGACTAGAAAGTCAACTAACCTTTCATTggacaaacaattttatgtacttacataGTGTATTAACACAGTTTGCAAAAAAGTTTATATCTTACCAGAAGCGGTTCTATACTTGAGGAAGCCATCTTTGGttccattaaaataatactgtaCGGCTTGTTTAAGTTTAGCAGCACGGAGATCATTCAGATCACCAAAGATTTCAATGCAAGCAGCATCAATATCTGACGAAGGTAAGTCATGGACAAACTGGccgattgttttaattaacgtCTCTGGAGGAACTTGTTGCTAAAAACAAAAGTTGCAAAATCAATATAACCCAACATTTTACAAGGTTCAATTTGATGATGAAGAAAATTCAGCAAACCTTTTTCTGATTAATTCCAAGACGTTTATAGAAGTCTGTCAGACTTTGTTCAGACAATATCACTCCACCAAGAAGTGCAGCAAAAAGGCACAAACGATCTTGAGGCACATCTAATACTTTAGGTAGTTCATGAACCATATACTCCTTTGTCTCCAAAGATGACTAAAAtgagaaattaatatttagattGGACTTTTAAGAGTAATTTGTAGtgatatatttatgttaaaattatactcACTCTGTATGTAAGTTTTAATTGCGATGAACTAAAATACCTTGGTGGCTGGAATACTAAATACTCTCCTGAACACCCAACTAACCCAGCATATGCCTTCTCTCTACATAGACCCACAACTTCTTGACAATGATCATCAGAAGATACCATCTgtatataagaaaaattaaattaacacaaattaaattaacccAAAATTCTAACTACACATGactaaaaaaagtttatactgtatacaaaatacatacaattgGAATATTCAGATATCTCAATGCAGTTCTGAGGCATGAGTGCAGTCCTGTAGGTGGCACCCACCATACTTTGGGTGGTGGTGTTCCCTTTGTGACAATGTGACGCAATACCTTTAAAGAtaatgtttgattttattcaaGCTTTccaagtaacaaaaaaataaaaaaaaaccataataaacatattatgtagatattataGTAATCAAATCATAGAAAAAATACTAACAGAATTAACTCTGTGTCTATATGTAGCCTGGGTTTGAATCCAGTGCTGAGGTAAGGCTGGTGGTGTTGGATGGGCCCCATTGAAACAAATACAAAGAGCAACTTGGTGTTCAGCTAGCGCCTGCGCTAATGTTGTTAGGAACTGGACACATCTAGCCCATTGGCCTCCACAAGCCCAATctgaaatttaatgaaaaaatagtaCCCATGTTTTTTGTCAtagaatatgtaattatattccAATTAGGTATATGTATAGACCACAGTTCATAAATTCAGTTAAGTTACcacctatttataatatattgaaaattgttgattattttcaattggacagtattaatactttatcaaTATGGGAAATTTGtctaaaaatatagaaaactagCCGTggttcatttttacgttttctcgtacttcaagaaatgtaataaaaaaagaattaacgaaatcggttcagttgttctcgagttatgtgcttaccaacacattttgcgattcatttttatattatagataattaatattgtaggtacctatttataggCCCAAATAATTGAAACCAATACCTAGCAATAGGGCAAGTTAAACTGCAACTCTTTTAAACATGTTAATTTCATTGAcatcatataataaatagatcacGTTCAACGCATATAAATATGCTTTGCGGTCTACTTACCAGAAAAATATCCGCCGTAAAGACGGTCAAGGCATCCCTCGGCATCAAGTACTAATCTAAATCCGCCAGGATGAGATCTGGCGATTCTAAATAGATCTACTCCTACTCCTTCGTTTTCTAAAAACGTTTGTAGATCTTGTATACCCATGGTTATCGGCACCTATAAGTACCCTTACAAATCGTTCGAATGCACGTTCGTTTCGACTAATTGAACGATctgaaataatttcatttcattaattttaataagagtGTATTATGTTTccaattaaactttaaatgaatataaatcgGATCTCATGATCGCTAAAAAAAACACACGAAAAAATTAATGCATAACCGGCACGTTTAATAGCTACGACATTTACCTGGAAATATATGCTAAtacacttttaaataaatatgaataattcgataaaatatCAACATCATTATACAGAGCAATACGAACCTTATTTCAAAAAACCATGCCCTCAAATAATTACGGCAGCCGAAAGTTGGAAACGGAagccatttgtaattttgtaattttctaaTCCATTCCCTGCCTTGCCTTGAACAATTTTTTGTCATAGACAAAGAATACCATAGATAATAGCAAATCAATAATataagagcgttttcacattatccTGTCCGATATCGGTATCGGACGCCTATCCGATATCAGGGGtaattaaagtaaaatgtaaatgtatgATTTATGTACGGTctgtctttcacattgtccggtttgatatcggatatcggagccGACACCTATATGCCAGCGGTAATATCTGACGCCCGTGAGCTGTCGgacgataatgttcagtgGTGCCAACTCAATTTTTGAAAAGGCATTTAACCAACAGCAAAAAAgcactagtttgtgtattttcagttATACAGGgcgctaaatgtaaaaaaaaactcccTTACTTTACTTTCAaccttttattaagaaaacatacatttaagtatttatgtgcattaaaaatacgatttataTGGCAACCATTTAATAccgtattaaaatatacggAAATTGGCTGAActgataaaaacaaaaatatatttcgttCTTAAATTTAATCGTATCTACAAAACATTAGTGtctatcatttttattttactcattctgcctcgctcgctatttagtaaatagcacatcaaGATTATATGCAGtcaaatatataatagtaataatataaaatctttcAAAAAGTCAGTTTTTTCaacgtaattatttttactgtatgtacaactacgatcaatcagattttttttaaatcataccttttaaaaatatatataaataatattaaggcagttttgttttgttttctcTAAAGAATTCTGGCAACGCTGATgataatataggatgatgtgAAAGAGCAAATTGTATCCGATATCAGATATCGGCTCGTATCGGCTATTGGCGTCCGATACCGATATCGGATCGGATAATATGAAAACGCTCTTATTGCCCATTGAAACTTGTCCTAACGGTATCGTTGACACAGTGGGTATATTAGCGAATTATTTTAGATAGGTAATTTAAACTCAATCagttcttatatttttaagtctttttgtatattttgagattttttACGTGCAATTTCCGCCAGTCCGGTGCCATacaagttaattaaaaaaaacctttgaCATTCCTGCTGTCAGCAAAGAGGTTAAGGTAGCCGTCAGTGTCAACGTAGGCGTTTTACGATTCGTATTAATTGTACCGCTGTACTGCTTGGGGTATTTGATTGGGCGttgtgaattaaaaataagaatgtgtttttatgtttCCGTAATTAATCCAAACTACTAATCAAATGTGTAACATATacgtatatttgttttataagcattaaaaatacaaaagatgCTGTAAAATAGTTTCCCTCTGTGTCAGAACGAATTTTATGATTGATTTTCATAAAAGGctcatttattaaaactagtAATGCCGGAGCAAAGCAATGATTACCGTGTTGTAGTTTTTGGTGCGGGTGGCGTAGGAAAAAGTTCTCTTGTGCTACGTTTCGTCAAAGGTACATTCAGAGAATCATATATACCGACGATCGAAGATACTTATAGACAGGTATGTtgaggtattttttttttattatcgtAGTTATTTGTTGAATCTGTTGGTAttgaataacaattaattattaccaaaaatacgCAATTTCTTCTAGAAATTCGCTATTGAGGCTTTTGTTTCACATGAatcctatattatgtatctgcTAACAGTGTTGCAAACAGATCTGGCCCTAATGTTTCTCATGCATGAAGTAACCTAAATCGCCGAATTTCAGTTGTAGTAACTAGTAGCCTAAAGTAGCCCAAACAccatgaataaattaaaatgtagtttttatcaatttatttataatatgttcataACACTCTGATACCGGCCGTATGCCTATTTACCTACTAGGTAGCATAAAAAAAGATTGTCCCTAGAGTAGCCTAATTGGCGACCAGTCgccttttagatatttctgTCGCCGATTCTCGATCTGAGTAGCCTAAATGGCGAAATGTTGGCAACACTGTCCACTGAAAGTATAGAAATTcaacataggtacctaacaaattaatattgtgCCCTAgacaaacttttttttctctgtatccaaaaatattttcaaatgccaagttgaaaattttgattttatataaaaattaaaaatatcatcattattatttattacttcatTGAATGtgacttattttaatttttatatgtattacttAATTGTTTTTCTATATATGTAATAAGGATTTGAGTCTGCTAgatttatgtatgtaataagttttaaagctttatattgtgtatttaaaatattcaatacattATATGATGTGGCAATCATATTTCTGCAATTAAGTTCCCTTTGACCAGAATTGCTATTTATTGgtagttatacataaaaaaaaattgaatagataaaataaaatgttccatTTGCGTTTCATTGGTGTAAAGTatacttgttaattttttccTTAAAGATGTATGTAACTTATTAACCAAAATTTGATGGAGGTGAGATAAAATGGTTGTAGTtagttgtaatttttttaataacatattatactgCACTTATGCCGGacatttaaaatgttcatatgatcagtaataaaatttgtctaaaacaatgaattgaaaaaaataacatatgtaataatctaatatataaaaatcaatgccacttttcgttgtaattccataactcgagaacggctgaaccgatttcgataattctttttttattatattccttgaagtacgaggatggttcttatgtagagaaaacgtgaatatgtaccacgggcgaagccggggcggaccgctagtatgtaatataatatttctaagGCTAAATTCTATCCTATGTTGCAAGTAATAAAAACCTTGCCCCTATTCTGGTTCTAAATCTTGAGATTAAAATATGAGTTTCATTTATAGTAAGACGTAATAATTCAcatgtttattgaaaaatcaatatcaaaacaaattaatgtACTATGGTGTGTTGCCAAAATTGTTTGGCATTCTGACAATATTTAGTTGTAAGCAAAGAATATCATATCATAgtccacataatattatgtatagtcAAGTTTTGCAATCATAATAGTTAATggagatttttttgttttcatgaTTATGATTCTGAATACACATCATCTCTTTATCAAGCTTTATTAATGAATATGCTATGTGATTACGATTATTTAGCCCGGATTTTATATCTGTCATTTATGTATTTCTGGATTCTAGGCGGtatagttataatttttatgtgaaacactgattaaattaatcaatCTCTTATTCAGTTTTTATGATCACCAAAAATAGCAATAGCGACAAGTCCGTCATTTCATTCTCACTACGTATAAAACAGTGTTGCTTTTTCTGTCTACGTATAAAACAGTATGCTTAAATCTGTAAAACTACGAAATGGATTTTAATGCAGTTTTTTCTAAAAGATAGAGTGAggttcaagaggaaggttttattagaatataatttattaggtctTAGACATAGccggcgaagccgcgggcggaaagctagctATTTATAAATCCGTTgcttagaaaatattttttattgctttcAGGTTATAAGCagcaataaaacaatatgcaCTCTACAAATAACTGACACAACCGGTTCACATCAATTTCCAGCCATGCAGAGGCTATCAATCAGCAAGGTAagttttatttcgaaaatgtTCTATGTTAcctttgttattattgtttgaataTTGTATACTTTTGTGTTAGTAAGAAATAACTGAACCAACTTTACATGGTACAATGAATAAGTAGGTTTTGATATTGTGGAAATAAAGTATGTTgaattgttgttattttatctGTGTAAGTTTTAATCTCATAGACGAGAAAGCTTTTTGTACTAAAGGCATTTGTAAGGGCATTCGTAGCAATTCAAAATCAACTCTCAGAGTGAAATTCATCCTAGCTATTGCCTGTTGGTgcttaatgataaaaattttaaatatgtatttgatttAATCGTGATCGGAGTTATATTGGAACGCCCATTTTATAAACTAATCcctagtttataaaaatggtGATGGAAAATCGCCCTTTTCGACCTCAAAACTCACCCACAGTGCAGTGTGCACTCCCTTTATCGCGATGAAACATACCTACATTCGACGAATCTGCATTGTATGCTTGGTATCATGCAACCGGGAAAAACTCTTAAATACGAACGAAAAGATCACTGAatgattaatgaaataatactaACTGAACAAAACACATTTCAGGGTCACGCCTTCATACTCGTGTATTCTGTGAGCAGTCGGCAATCGCTGGAAGAGCTGAAGCCCATATGGCAAACGATAAGGGAAATAAAGGGCGCCGATCTTCCAAACATTCCAGTGATGTTGGCAGGGAACAAGTGCGACGAGAGCCCTGAGATTCGAGAGGTTTCCGCTGCAGAGGGGCAGGCGCAGGCGCAAGAGTGGGGCGTGTCCTTTATGGAGACCTCGGCGAAAACCAATCACAATGTCACTCAATTATTTcaggtaataatttttttaacaatttttttacgtTTGGCAACATTTATTGAACAGACTGTTTCTATGGGAATCAAACACTTGAATCTTTAGAATATAgtttgatttaataatattat
Protein-coding sequences here:
- the LOC123692593 gene encoding GTP-binding protein Di-Ras2; amino-acid sequence: MPEQSNDYRVVVFGAGGVGKSSLVLRFVKGTFRESYIPTIEDTYRQVISSNKTICTLQITDTTGSHQFPAMQRLSISKGHAFILVYSVSSRQSLEELKPIWQTIREIKGADLPNIPVMLAGNKCDESPEIREVSAAEGQAQAQEWGVSFMETSAKTNHNVTQLFQELLNMEKNRNVSLQVDGKGKKKKDKNVKEGGEGSASGREKCLLM
- the LOC123692889 gene encoding constitutive coactivator of PPAR-gamma-like protein 1, with the protein product MGIQDLQTFLENEGVGVDLFRIARSHPGGFRLVLDAEGCLDRLYGGYFSDWACGGQWARCVQFLTTLAQALAEHQVALCICFNGAHPTPPALPQHWIQTQATYRHRVNSVLRHIVTKGTPPPKVWWVPPTGLHSCLRTALRYLNIPIMVSSDDHCQEVVGLCREKAYAGLVGCSGEYLVFQPPRYFSSSQLKLTYRSSLETKEYMVHELPKVLDVPQDRLCLFAALLGGVILSEQSLTDFYKRLGINQKKQQVPPETLIKTIGQFVHDLPSSDIDAACIEIFGDLNDLRAAKLKQAVQYYFNGTKDGFLKYRTASGRRPKSNKKNQKPEISPQSTSTDLDTSKLAAESSEHEQKGLEDYKLATANASMNADYSLEEHCHELSHGVAAMTLEADGEPTKPQPVEKTHDKIEKSASKEGIQTVSANLQSEDNCPSAPAEVLRTCAERHTRGLMHPQMLSILTHRQITLPVLMEDDNHREIPSIHHFYRPIRQNVYAILYNMHHHRFMAQKAKEEGTASASSERPCTVQVAEWIYSKVNPGKSPEFVPGVVLDWPVPTVQRLWFGTAQDDKCRRMRAFLSCMKSDTPLMLNTSYVPQHLLILATVLRFIMTSQIQILRRQELDAFLATAFSSDLMNALHLQEMTVNGISSRGVQLGALVMAGAEAALLANDACGAPVPWLVAAPWLYFDGKLLQRNLHRANHCKHLAQLCDNHLDTVVKVERMRKAILEGLEVEFAMPPLPLVGVVGEPLGWRGRGRGARLEIAGVVVGQWGGGSYPPRATRYPQVSYVGYTPPPRNAYSGRGWRGGRGRGRGRGAVQAARGGRARRARRDTDEPARPATLTVNGRTVRSDEMSPPADDGSPHEDNNVLDNDAEGAQQQKTKTGKNAKKTMGKGKKKSAGKADVAQSLEANGPLDKNKVAEQTNISDKEHIGQGDAPVSN